The genomic region AGCCGGCCATCCCCGTGGTTGCCGAAGGCCAAGAAGTGGCGCGCGGCCAGCTATTGGCCCGCGCCGACGGCTTTATCTCCGTACCCGTCCATGCGCCGGCTTCGGGCGTCGTCAAACGCATCGCCCTAGTGCCGAATATCGACGGCCACATGGTGCCGGGCATGTATCTTCAGTGTTTTCCCGGCGCCACCCAGGAAGTGATCGAGGGAACGCCCTGCCGCGTGGAGACCACCACCCCGGAGCAGATCATCGACGCCGTTCAGCAAGCCGGCATCGTGGGGCTGGGCGGTGCCGCTTTCCCCGCCCACGCGAAACTCCGAATCCCCGAGGGAAAGACCGTCGATACCTTGCTGATCAACGGGGTCGAATGCGAACCTTATCTGACCACCGATCACCGGGTCATGTTGGAGCAGACCGACGATATCTTCCTGGGTATCCGTTACCTGCTCAAGGCGACCGGCGCCGAGCGGGCGATCATTGCCGTGGAGGCCAATAAACAAGATGCGGCGGAGAAGTTGCGTCGGCAGGCGCCGAATAATTTGCCGGTAATGGTGGAGGTGTTGGCCGTCAAATATCCCCAAGGCGCGGAAAAAATGGTCATCCAGGCTTTGCTCAATCGCGAAGTGCCCTCGGGGCACCATCCCTATGAAGTCCACGTCATCGGCGTCAACGTCGCCACGGCCGCTGAAATCGGTCGTTTGCTGCCCCACGGCCGGGGGATTCAAGAGCGGGTGATCACCATCACGGGCCCGGGGGTGAAGAAGAAAGGCAATTATCGCATTCCCATCGGTACCCCCCTTCGCTTTGCCCTGGAGTGGGTGGGGGTCGGCGACGATTTGGCCGAGGTGTTTCTGGGTGGGCCGATGATGGGCCAGGCCGTACCCAGTTTGGATATTCCGATCACCAAAGGCATCAACGGATTCGTCGCCTTTACGGAAGCGCAGATTTACCGGGCCGAGAAGGTCCTGCCGTGCATCCATTGCGGTTACTGCGTGGCGGCCTGTCCCGTGCGATTGAATCCGGCCCGGTTGGGTTTGCTGGCCAAGCGGGAACGGTATGAGGAAATGGCCCGATCCTTCGATCTGATGGACTGCTTCGAATGCGGCGCCTGCAGTTATGTGTGCCCCTCCCGCATTCCATTGGTTCAGCATTTCCGCGTGGCCAAACAGCGGATCAAGAAACGCCGGGCCGCCTGATGAACGCCGTTGAAAAAACCTTAACCATCCGCTCTTCGCCGCATATCAGAAGCCCCATCGGGGTTGAGGCGATTATGCGCAACGTCGTGTACGCCCTGTTGCCGGCCGCCGTCTTCTCCGTCTACGTCTTCGGGCTCGCCGCCTTGGTGCTGCTGACGACGGCCGTGCTGACTTGCGTGGCGACCGAACATCTTCTTTGCCGGGCCACGGGACGCGCTTCCACGGTCAACGATTGGTCGGTGGCCATTACCGGACTGATCTACGGTATGACGCTGCCGCCGGGACTGCCCCTGTGGATGGTGATCTTGGGCGGGATGGTCGCGGTGGCCTTGGGCAAATTCCTGTTCGGCGGTTTGGGCGGCAATTTGTTCAATCCCGCCCTGGTGGGCCGGGCCTTTCTCCAAGCGGCGTTTCCTTCGGCCATGACCAGCTGGGTGCCGGTATTGAGCGCCGACAGATTTCAGATCCTGCCCCGTTCCACCTTGGCTTATCCCTTCGCCGAACCCGTCTATGACACGATGACCGGTGCCACCCCCTTGGCGGCGTTTAAATTCGAACGGCAGACCACCGAGACCGTGGATCTTTTTCTCGGTCTGACCGGTGGGTCGACCGGAGAAACCGCCAGCCTGTTGTTGCTGGCAGGCGGTTTCTATCTGATTGCCCGAAAAATGGCGAATTGGCGGATTCCGGCGGGTATTTTTGCGGCAGTCGCGGCGCTGAGCGGGATAACTCACGGCCTTGAGCCTGAGACCTATGCCGCACCCCCATTCATGCTGTTCTCCGGCGGTTTGATGCTGGGCGCTCTGTTCATGGCCACGGACATGGTTGCCTCGCCGCTTACCGGGGCGGGGTGTTTCATCTATGGCTTGCTGATCGGCGCGGTGGCGATGACAATCCGGCTGTGGGGGGCGATGCCCGAAGGGGTCATGTACGCCATTTTGTTCGGCAATGCGGTTTCGCCCCTGATCGACCGTGCGATACAGCCCATCACTTATGGCACCGGAAAGCGAGGTCGAGAACCGTGAACGCGAGAACCACGGACAGCAAGTCGATGCAAAGCACGGATTGGCCCATGTATCGCGCTCTGGTGGGCCTCGGCCTGATCTGCTCGCTGGTGATCGTCTCGGTGTTTGAATACACCGCACCGATCATCCGCAAGAATCAAGCAGCGGCACTGCGCCAGGCCATCTTCACGATCTTCCCTTTGGCTCGGACTTATACGGCGTTTCATCTGAACGCCGAGGGGCAATTCAAAAGGATGACGGACGAGTCCGATACGGGCGCTGCGGTCTATGCCTGCTATGACCAGGGACAACGTCTGTTGGGATACGCCATCGAGGCGCAAGGCATGGGTTATCAGGATACCATTCGATTATTGTACGGCTACGCCCCGAAGCAATCCGCCATCGTGGGGATGGTGGTGTTGGAAAGCCGGGAGACGCCGGGCCTGGGCGCCCGCATCGCCAGCGATCCCGACTTTCTCCGCAATTTCCGGCAACTCGATGTGCGCCTGGCGGCGGATGGATCGAAACTGGCCCATCCCATCGAGGTCGTTCCAGCCGATCAAGCCCCGAAGCCGTGGCAGATCGATGCCATTAGCGGCGCTACCGTCTCTTCCCGGGCGGTGGGCCGCATTGTGGAACAAAGCGCGCGATTTTGGGTGCCTCGCCTAGCGAACCGGGAGACGTCTCATGGGTCATGACAACGCAACGCCGCCATACACGGACGAATTCCTCAAGGGGCTGTGGCGGGACAACCCGGTGTTCGTGCACGTGCTCGGCATGTGCCCGACGCTGGCCGTTACCAATACGGCCGTCAATGGCTTGACCATGGGTTTGGCGACTGCCTTCGTGCTCATTATGTCCAACCTGCTGGTCTCGACCTTGCGTCGATTCATTCCCAAACAAGTGCGTATCGCCTGCTTCATCCTGATCATCGCCACCTTCGTCACGGCGGTCGATTATTTCATTCAGGCCGTCAGCCTGGAATTGCATGGCGCTTTGGGCGCCTTCATCTCGCTGATCGTGGTCAATTGCATCATTCTCAGCCGCGCCGAGGCCTTCGCCTCGCAAAACACCGTGGCCCGGTCCGTCCTCGACGGGCTGGGCATGGGGGCGGGATTCACCTTCGCCTTGCTGTGTCTCGGCGGGGTACGGGAAACCCTGGGGAAGGGGGCTTTGTTGGGATTCCCCTTGTTTCCCGAGACCTACCAAGGCTGGGCGATCATGCTTCTGCCCGGCGGGGGCTTCTTTACCCTCGGCGCCTGGCTGTTGGTATTTGGTTGGCTGAAACAACGCAAGGCTCGCGCTTCGACAGGGGAGGAGGTCTACGGTGAGTGAACAATCTCTGTGGTCGGTGTTCATCAACGCCAGCCTGATCAACAATTTCGTATTGGCCTATTTCCTGGGGATTTGCCCGTTTTTGGGCGTCTCCGGCAAACTGGGCAACGCCACCCGCATGGGGGCGGCGGTGACTTTCGTCATGTTGATCAGCTCGGTCAGCGCCTACGGCATCCATATTCTGCTGCAGCTGGCCCATGCCCCTTATCTTCAACTGATCGCCTACGTGGTGGTGATCGCGGCGCTGGTCCAATTGATCGAAATGTTCATCAAAAAGATCAGCCCCCTTTTATATCGCTCGCTGGGCATCTTTTTGCCCCTCATCACCACCAACTGCGCAATCCTCGCCGTCGCCTTGTTCCAAACCAACCGCAGCTACGATTTTTTCCAGTCCATCGTCTTCGCCCTGGGGGCGGGGGCGGGATTCACCCTGGCCCTGACCCTGATGGCGGGGCTGCGCGAGAAACTGGAATTCTCCAACGTGCCGGACTTGGCCAAGGGGACAGCGGTCACTTTGATGGTCGCCGGCATTCTGTCGATGACGTTCATGGGCTTTGCGGGCCTCGGAACAGCGCAATGATTGTGAGCTATTTGACCGCCGCTTCGATTGTCATCGCCCTGCTCATGCTGTGGGTTGGGGTACAGGCCTTGAGTCGCCGTTTCGAAGCCGGGACGTCATTCACGCCCTGCCGCGAATGCCGCTGTTTCGGAGCATGTGACACAACCAACGCCGACCATCCAAACAAAGGGTAAGACCATGCGTTTACAGGATTACGATCTCGAGCGCCCATACCAGGCGACGGTCAAAAGCAGTACCCGGATCACGCCGGAGGAATGCGACGAAGTCAGAGAGCTGGTGCTGGAAGTCGATCATCCGGATTTCCACTTCGAGGCGGGCCAGAGTGTCGGTGTCCTGGTGCCGGGCCGACATGCGCTGGGTCACGAGGTGCATTTCCGCCTTTACAGCATCGCCAACGAGCCCACTCCGATGCCCAGCGGCAATCCGATTATTACCCTTTGCGTGAAGCGCGTCGACTACATCGACGACTACAGCGGCGAGCGCTACAAAGGCATCGCTTCCCATTATCTGTGCGATCGCCGGGCAGGGGACCGAATCACGATTACCGGCCCCTATGGCCTGCCCTTCGAAGTGCCCGACGATCGGGAGGCGAATCTGCTCATGATCGGCTTGGGTACCGGCATTGCCCCTTTCCGTGCTTTCGTCAAGCACATCTACCGCAATCTGGGCGGATGGGAGGGTAAGGTGCGGCTCTTTTACGGCGCCAAAACCGGTCTCGAGATGGTTTACATGAACGACGAACGCGACGATTTCGCCAACTACTACGACCGCGAAACCTTCCGCGCCTTCAAGGCCCTTAGTCCCCGTCCCCATTGGGACGAGCCCGCGGCTTTGGACCGGGCTTTAACGGAACATCGACGGGAAGTGTGGGAGATGGTCTCCAGCCCCGAAACCTGGGTCTACGTCGCCGGTCTGCAAAGCATACGAGAAATGCTGGACAAGGCCTTTGTCCAGATGGCGGGCTCGGCCGAACAGTGGCAGCGCCGCAAGGCCGAACTGGTCGCCGGCGGGCGCTGGACGGAATTGATTTACTGATCTCACGACTGCCATGCGATTTCGGTGATTTCCAAAGGTGTGAAGGCCTCGGTCCGATAAGGAACCACCCGGACGGTGTAATGTTCCGCCGGTCGGTCGGTGGATGCCTCGCCTTCGTAGAGAAAACCGTTGGCGGCGCCGAGCAGGGGATGGGAAGGCGTGAGAGGGATTTTTACCGGCGGTTCGTCGGGGGAAAGCGGGTCGGCGTAGAGTTCCACCCGAATCCCTTCCGGTGCCACGTTGCCCAGATAAACCGGAATTTGAAAATGGTGGTTTCCGTTGCGGGAGTCGATTTTGGGGGTGCCGAAGTGGATGGTGTGCCAGTGGGTTTTAAGATTCCGGCTCCACATTAGGAGCTGCCGGGCGAGGGATTGGTTGTTTTGGTGACGGCGCGTCAGGGCCTGCGATTGGGGTACATAATAATGATCGATGTATTGGCGCACCATCCGGTTGGCGGAGTAGTAGGGGGTCAGTTTGGCCAGGCTCTCGCGCATCTTTTCCACCCAGGCGTTCGGGATGCCGTTGGAATCGCGGGTATAGAACGCCGGAACGGCTTCCTGTTCGAGCACATCATATAATTGCTGCGCTTCGATTCGATCCCAGGCCGGGTCGGCGTCGTGTTCGGCGCCGTCACCGATGGCCCAGCCCACCGAGGCGTCGTAAGCCTCCTCCCACCAGCCGTCCAATTCCGAGATATTGATCCCGCCGTTGACCAACACTTTCATCCCCGATGTGCCGCACGCTTCCCACGGCCGCCGCGGCGTATTCACCCACACATCCACGCCTTCCACCAGTTGTTCGGCCAGTTGCATGTCGTAGTCGGGTAGAAAAATCACTCTTCCGGCGATCTCGGTATGGCTGCGGATAAAGTCGATCCAGGCGGTCAGCTGGGCTTTGCCGTCCTTGTCCTGCGGATGCGCCTTGCCCGCTAAAATGAGCTGCATCGGCCGCTGGGGGTCGCTTAGAAGCCTGAGCAGGCGCTCCGGATCGTTCAACAGGAGGTTGGGGCGTTTGTAGCTCGTGAAACGGCGCGCAAATCCGATGGTTAAAATATTGGGATCGAGCAGGGTGGTTTTGGGGGGAAGGTAATTGAAGGCGGTGGGACGCTGAGCTTGATAGTCGCGCACGAACGCCACCAGCCGTTTGCGGTTGCGGGAGCGGAATTCCCAAATATCCTTTTCCTTGAGCTTGCGGATTTGTTTGCCCAGGCGGGAGGGATCGCAGACCCAGCGCTCCTGGCCGCAAGCTTCGGTCCAGAGTTTATCGGAGGGCGGCGAATCCCAGGACGGCGTATGTACCCCGTTGGTGACGTGGCCCACCGGCACTTCCCCCTGCGGCCATCGGGGAAAAAGGGGTTGAAAGATGCGTCGGCTGACTCGGCCGTGAAGCCGGCTGACGCCGTTGACCGCGCCGCTCCCCCGAATCGCCAGATAGGCCATATTGAATTTTTCCTTCGAGTCTTTGGGATTGCTGCGGCCGAAGGCGAGGAGATCCGCCAGCGAGATCCCCAAAAGCTCGCAGTAAAAGCCCAAGTAGCGTTCGATGATATGGGGCGAAAAACGATCGAAGCCGGCCTCCACCGGGGTGTGGGTGGTAAACAGGTTGCCCGCGCGAGTGACGCTCAAGGCGAGTTCGAAGTCCACCTGGTGGCGCTCCATGTAGCTGCGCGCCCTTTCCAATACCGCCAAGGCGGCGTGGCCCTCGTTGAGGTGGCAGAGGGTGGGTTCGATTTCCAAGGTTTTCAAGAGCTGCCAACCGACGATCCCCAGCAGCATTTCCTGCTGTAGGCGCTGCTCGGTGCCGCCGCCGTAGAGGCGGTCGGTAATGCAGCGTTCCGAAGGAGGGTTGGCCGGGTCGTTGAGATCCAGGAGATAAAGCCGAATCCGTCCCACTTCCGCCTGCCAGACCCGCACCCACAAGTCGTAGCCGTTGAAGTGATAGCGGAGCCTGAGTATTTGACCGTCCTCGTTCCGGACCGGCATGATCGGAAGCTCCCAGGGGTTGTTATGGGGATAGAGCTCCACCTGGCGTCCTTGCTCGTCAATGATTTGCCGAAAATATCCTTCTTGGTAGAGGAGGCCCACGCCGACGACCGGAACGCCCAGGTCGCTGCAGGACTTGAGGAAGTCCCCGGCGAGCATTCCCAGGCCGCCGGAATAAAGGGGAAGGGCTTCGGTGAGCCCGTATTCCATGCTGAAATAGGCGATGCAGTCGAGGGGGGCGTCGCCTTTATAGTCCTGGAACCAAGTGGGCTTTTCCAGAAAGCTGAGGCGCTCGGCGGCCACTTGGTCGACTTGCCGGCAGAAATCCGGGTCTTGGGCCAGTGCTTCCAATCGCGCGGGCGAAACGCTTTGTAGTATCAGCCAGGGGTTCGCCGTCAGTTGCCAGAGATCCGGGTCCAGGGTTTTCCACAAAACATCGCTGACGTGGCTCCAGGACCAGCGAAGATCCAAGGCGAGGGATACGAGATCGGACAGCCGTTCGGGAACGGACGGCAGGTATGCGGGAGGAAAATTATTCAAGGCGAGCGCCCCGTTAAGATGATTGGTTGTATTTATAAATGGTAGTTGCCGCTTCGAGGGTTCGCAAGCAACCTTGGTAGCGGCATAGTCGAAAGACTGTTTCCAAAAAAAGAATACCCGCTTTGGCGGGCATCATGGCGTCAAGTTGTTAGGAATGGTTCCTAACTAAAAATATTCTTCGCCGGGCGTGATGCTTAGCGCAACCACTCAGCTATAAGTTTCTTGCATTCCCGGGACCATCTGCAGCGCCGGGTGCAATAGTACCGTTCGTCCGTTCGAAAGCAGGGCCGGTAGTTTCTGATCTGAGTCTCGGTCAGTTTATCGCTGGTCTTGTCGGCAAAGTCGTCTTGGGATCGTTGCTCCTCCTCGATTACTTCGTGGACGAGATCGTCAGGCGTAGAAACGAGTGCTTTGGCGAGTCCCATTATCTTGCCTCTCTCCTCTTGACTGTTTAGATTTAGGAACCATTAAATTTCATAGACCGATGGAAATTGTTAAGGTTCCATTCAGGAACAATTTATTTAAGCTGCTATATTGTCGTAACGATCTGTTTGTCATATTGCGGTCGAGTCGGAACGATAAATAGGAGGTTCCCT from Methylohalobius crimeensis 10Ki harbors:
- the rsxC gene encoding electron transport complex subunit RsxC, whose protein sequence is MLWRRHKTFPRGIHPPECKDETRGSPIRQFPFAPVMVIPMQQHIGKPAIPVVAEGQEVARGQLLARADGFISVPVHAPASGVVKRIALVPNIDGHMVPGMYLQCFPGATQEVIEGTPCRVETTTPEQIIDAVQQAGIVGLGGAAFPAHAKLRIPEGKTVDTLLINGVECEPYLTTDHRVMLEQTDDIFLGIRYLLKATGAERAIIAVEANKQDAAEKLRRQAPNNLPVMVEVLAVKYPQGAEKMVIQALLNREVPSGHHPYEVHVIGVNVATAAEIGRLLPHGRGIQERVITITGPGVKKKGNYRIPIGTPLRFALEWVGVGDDLAEVFLGGPMMGQAVPSLDIPITKGINGFVAFTEAQIYRAEKVLPCIHCGYCVAACPVRLNPARLGLLAKRERYEEMARSFDLMDCFECGACSYVCPSRIPLVQHFRVAKQRIKKRRAA
- a CDS encoding RnfABCDGE type electron transport complex subunit D; translated protein: MNAVEKTLTIRSSPHIRSPIGVEAIMRNVVYALLPAAVFSVYVFGLAALVLLTTAVLTCVATEHLLCRATGRASTVNDWSVAITGLIYGMTLPPGLPLWMVILGGMVAVALGKFLFGGLGGNLFNPALVGRAFLQAAFPSAMTSWVPVLSADRFQILPRSTLAYPFAEPVYDTMTGATPLAAFKFERQTTETVDLFLGLTGGSTGETASLLLLAGGFYLIARKMANWRIPAGIFAAVAALSGITHGLEPETYAAPPFMLFSGGLMLGALFMATDMVASPLTGAGCFIYGLLIGAVAMTIRLWGAMPEGVMYAILFGNAVSPLIDRAIQPITYGTGKRGREP
- a CDS encoding FMN-binding protein, coding for MNARTTDSKSMQSTDWPMYRALVGLGLICSLVIVSVFEYTAPIIRKNQAAALRQAIFTIFPLARTYTAFHLNAEGQFKRMTDESDTGAAVYACYDQGQRLLGYAIEAQGMGYQDTIRLLYGYAPKQSAIVGMVVLESRETPGLGARIASDPDFLRNFRQLDVRLAADGSKLAHPIEVVPADQAPKPWQIDAISGATVSSRAVGRIVEQSARFWVPRLANRETSHGS
- the rsxE gene encoding electron transport complex subunit RsxE; the encoded protein is MGHDNATPPYTDEFLKGLWRDNPVFVHVLGMCPTLAVTNTAVNGLTMGLATAFVLIMSNLLVSTLRRFIPKQVRIACFILIIATFVTAVDYFIQAVSLELHGALGAFISLIVVNCIILSRAEAFASQNTVARSVLDGLGMGAGFTFALLCLGGVRETLGKGALLGFPLFPETYQGWAIMLLPGGGFFTLGAWLLVFGWLKQRKARASTGEEVYGE
- a CDS encoding electron transport complex protein RnfA, which gives rise to MSEQSLWSVFINASLINNFVLAYFLGICPFLGVSGKLGNATRMGAAVTFVMLISSVSAYGIHILLQLAHAPYLQLIAYVVVIAALVQLIEMFIKKISPLLYRSLGIFLPLITTNCAILAVALFQTNRSYDFFQSIVFALGAGAGFTLALTLMAGLREKLEFSNVPDLAKGTAVTLMVAGILSMTFMGFAGLGTAQ
- a CDS encoding ferredoxin reductase domain-containing protein; its protein translation is MRLQDYDLERPYQATVKSSTRITPEECDEVRELVLEVDHPDFHFEAGQSVGVLVPGRHALGHEVHFRLYSIANEPTPMPSGNPIITLCVKRVDYIDDYSGERYKGIASHYLCDRRAGDRITITGPYGLPFEVPDDREANLLMIGLGTGIAPFRAFVKHIYRNLGGWEGKVRLFYGAKTGLEMVYMNDERDDFANYYDRETFRAFKALSPRPHWDEPAALDRALTEHRREVWEMVSSPETWVYVAGLQSIREMLDKAFVQMAGSAEQWQRRKAELVAGGRWTELIY
- the glgP gene encoding alpha-glucan family phosphorylase; translation: MNNFPPAYLPSVPERLSDLVSLALDLRWSWSHVSDVLWKTLDPDLWQLTANPWLILQSVSPARLEALAQDPDFCRQVDQVAAERLSFLEKPTWFQDYKGDAPLDCIAYFSMEYGLTEALPLYSGGLGMLAGDFLKSCSDLGVPVVGVGLLYQEGYFRQIIDEQGRQVELYPHNNPWELPIMPVRNEDGQILRLRYHFNGYDLWVRVWQAEVGRIRLYLLDLNDPANPPSERCITDRLYGGGTEQRLQQEMLLGIVGWQLLKTLEIEPTLCHLNEGHAALAVLERARSYMERHQVDFELALSVTRAGNLFTTHTPVEAGFDRFSPHIIERYLGFYCELLGISLADLLAFGRSNPKDSKEKFNMAYLAIRGSGAVNGVSRLHGRVSRRIFQPLFPRWPQGEVPVGHVTNGVHTPSWDSPPSDKLWTEACGQERWVCDPSRLGKQIRKLKEKDIWEFRSRNRKRLVAFVRDYQAQRPTAFNYLPPKTTLLDPNILTIGFARRFTSYKRPNLLLNDPERLLRLLSDPQRPMQLILAGKAHPQDKDGKAQLTAWIDFIRSHTEIAGRVIFLPDYDMQLAEQLVEGVDVWVNTPRRPWEACGTSGMKVLVNGGINISELDGWWEEAYDASVGWAIGDGAEHDADPAWDRIEAQQLYDVLEQEAVPAFYTRDSNGIPNAWVEKMRESLAKLTPYYSANRMVRQYIDHYYVPQSQALTRRHQNNQSLARQLLMWSRNLKTHWHTIHFGTPKIDSRNGNHHFQIPVYLGNVAPEGIRVELYADPLSPDEPPVKIPLTPSHPLLGAANGFLYEGEASTDRPAEHYTVRVVPYRTEAFTPLEITEIAWQS